GACGCTCGATCCTGGTCGCGCTGTCCTTCGGCTGGCTGATCGCGATGATCCTGCTGGCCGCCATCGCGGACCTGCTGCCGCTGACGTCCTACTCGGTGCCGATCGGCCGGCCGCGCCAGCCACCGAGCTTCGAGTCGTTCGACATGCTTCTGGGCACCGACCAGCAGGGCCGATCCATCCTCTCCCGCTGCATCTACGGCGCCCGGGTGTCCCTGCTCGTCGGCACCGCCGCCGGCCTCATCGGCGCGGCCATCGGCACCTTCTTCGGGATGCTCGCCGGCTACCTCGGCGGGCGTACCAAGGCCGTCATCGGCCTGATCACCGACGCCATGCTGGCCTTCCCGCCGCTGATCCTGCTGCTGGCCCTGTCCTCGATCCTCACCCCCAGCGTGCGGACCCTGCTGGTCGGCCTGACACTGCTGATCATTCCGACCTTCGTGCGCCTCGCGCTGGCCAACACCATCGCCTGGTCGTCGCGCGAGTTCGTCACGGCCGCCCGGAACATGGGCGCCGGCCACGGCCGGATCCTGGTCAAGGAGATCCTGCCCAACCTGCTCCCCCCGCTGGGGGCGTTCCTGCCCGTCGTGATGGCGGCCCTGATCGTCGCCGAAGGCTCGCTGAGCTTCCTGGGCGTGGGCATCCCACCACCGCAGCCGAGCTGGGGCGGCATGATCGCCGACGGCAAGGACGCCATCGAGAACGCCCCGCACATGGTCTTCGTGCCGGCCGCCGCCATTTTCCTCACCGTGTTCGCCCTCAACCAGGCGGGCGACCATCTACGCCACCGATTCGACCGCACTCTGCGCGACTAGCACCGGGCGCGACCAGCACCGGGCGCGACCAGCACCGGGCGCGACCAGCCACCTCTTTGACCGCAGGATGCGCGGCCGCCGCCGCAGCCGGACCCGGCCCGTGGGCGCGGTGTCGGCCGCGGTGCCTGCCACACGTGCGGTTCACCGGGATGTCCGCCACCTCGGGCGACGGTCGGGACGCCGTGGCCCGCCCGGACATCGACGTGCTCCACCACAGCGAAAGGCAGCAAATGTTACGTAGGACCCGAACTGCCGTGGCCGCCATCGTGGGCGGCGCGGTCCTCGCCCTGGGCGCATGCGGCGGTGGCAGCGACACCGCTGACACCACGTCGACATCCGGCGTCACCGGCCAACCGGTGGCCGGTGGCGAGGCGCGGATCCTCGCGCTCAGCGAACCGAGCAGTCTCGACCCGGTGGTCAGCGGGAACAACGCGGTCATCGCCGGCGTCATCGGCAACGCGCTCTACGGCTCGCTGATGATCGACGATGCCGACGGCAAGGTCGTCTACCGGATGGCGGAGTCGTTCGAGACGACAGACAAGGGCGCGAGCTTCACCCTCAAACTGCGCGCGGGCCTGGTCTTCTCCGACGGCACCCCGCTCGACGCCGCGGCCGTGAAGTTCAACTGGGACCGGTTCCGGGACCCGGCCAACCGCTCGACGTACCTCGCGGACGGATCACTGATCGCCTCCACCGAGGTGGTTGACGACGTCACGCTCAAGGCCACCATGGTGAGCCCGGTACCGTCCTTCGCCGGGGCGATCATCAACAGCTCGCTGAACTGGATCGCCTCGCCCGACGCACTGAAGAAGGGCCAGGCCGAGTTCGACAAGAACCCGGTCGGCGCCGGCCCCTTCAAGCTGGCGAGCTGGACCCGCCAGGCCGAGCTCCGCCTGGTGAAGAACCCGAAGTACTACGACGCGCCCAAGCCCTACCTCGACAGCCTCGTCGTGCGGGCGGTGACCGACGCCGGCCAGCGCATCAACACGGTGACCAGCGGCGGCGCCGACATCGCGATCGACTCGAACCCGGTCAACATCGACAAGGGCAACTCCGCGGACCTCAACGTCAACGTGGCCGCGCTCAACGGCGGCTTCTTCATGGCGTTGAACACCCGCCGGGCGCCGTTCAACGACATCCGGGCCCGCCAGGCGTTCAACGCCGCGATCGATCTGGACGCGGCAAACCTGGCCGTCTACAACGGCACCGGTGAGGTCCCCGAGACGCTGTTCACCAAGGACTCACCGCTCTACGCGGACGTCCCGCTGCACAAGACCGACAAGGCGAGGGCCCAGCAGCTGTTCGACGAGCTGGCAGCCGAGGGCAAGCCGGTCACCTTCACCTTCACCTCGTTCGCGAGCACGGAGAACCGCACGCTGGCGGAGAACATCCAGGCGCAGCTCAGCAGCTACAAGAACGTCAAGGTCGAGGTCAAGGTCGTCGACTACGCGGAGGTGCCCAAACTACGCAGCACCTATGACTTCGACATCCTGGTCAGCTCCGCCTTCTTCACCAACCCTGACCCGCGGCTGACCACGGCGTTCGCCAGCGGCTCCGCCGCCAACCTCTCCGGCATCGAGGACAAGGCGTTGACCGATGCCCTCGCCGCCGGGCGGGTCGCCACGACGGACGCGGAACGCAAGACCGCGTACACCACGGTGCAGAAGCGGCTGGCCGAGCTCTCGCCGCTGGTGTTCTACACCCGGCCGAACTTCGCCGCGATCGCCGGTACCGACGTCGGCGGTCTGCATCAGTACGGCAGCGGCTCGCTCCTGCCCGAGGAAGTCTGGATCAAGAAGTAGCCGGTCGTCCGCAGGGCGGAGGAGAGGTCCCGCATCCCATGAGCATCGAGTCCGTCAAGAGCGCTCCGCAGGCAACGAGCGCCGAGCCCACCGGCAGCGCCGAGCCCACCAACAGCACTGAGCCCACCGGCAGCGCTGGGCCTGTTCTGCAGGTGCGCAACCTGCGTGCGTACATCGGCACCCCACGCGGTGTCGTCCGGGCCGTCGACGACGTCTCCCTCGACCTCGACCACGGCCAGGCGCTCGGTGTGGTCGGCGAGTCCGGGTCCGGCAAGTCGGTGATGGCTCGGGCGATCATGGGGCTGATGCCCGGGCGGTCCGCCTGTTCGGGTGAGGTCCTGTTCCAGGGCCGGGACCTGCTCTCCCTCCCCCGCCGGCAGCGCGCCGAGATCTGGGGCAAGCAGATCGCGATGGTGTTCCAGGACCCCGGTCGGTCGCTCAACCCGGTCGTCCGGGTGGAGCGCCAGCTCACCGAGGGAATGCGACGCCATCTCGGCGTCAGCCGTACCGAGGCGCACACCCGGGCCCTCGACCTCCTGCGGGAGGTCGGGGTGCCCGACCCCGAACGGCGGCTGCGCAACTACCCGCACGAGCTCTCCGGCGGGATGCGCCAACGCGTCATGATCGCGACCGCGCTGGCGTGCGAGCCGACGCTGCTGATCGCCGACGAGCCGACCACGGCGCTGGACGTCACCGTCCAGCGCCAGATCCTCGACCTGCTGCGGCGGGTGCAGCGCAGCCACGGCATGTCCATGATCCTCATCAGTCACGACCTGGCCATCGTCGCCGGACGCACCGACCGGACCGCGGTGATGTACGCCGGCCGGCTCGCCGAGGCCGGCTCCACCGGCGAGGTCTTCGGCGCGCCGCGGCACCGCTACACCCACGCGCTGCTCGAGGCGACACCCACCCTCACCCACGAACGCCACTCACCGATGCGCCTCATCACCGGCTCCCTGCCCGACCCGACCGACCCACCGGCGGGCTGCCGGTTCGCGCCGAGATGCGCGCACGCCGACGCCGCGTGCTCCGAGCCGGGGCCGACGATGGCCTCCGTCGGCGCTGACCACCAGGTCGCCTGTCTGCGTCCCGCGCAGACCGGTACCGAGAACCTCACCGGAGGTGAGCTCGTTGGCCGGTAGCGGGACCGCGCATCTACGTGGCGAGGAAGCCCTGCTCAGCGTGCGGGAGCTGGTCGTCGAGTACCCGACGGGCGGCGGGGTCGTGCAGGCCGTCTCGAAGGTGAGCTTCGACGTCCTGCCCGGCAGGACGCTCGGCATCGTCGGCGAGTCCGGCTGCGGCAAGTCCACCACCGGTCGGGCCGTGCTGCGCCTCGACCGCCTCACCGCCGGCGAGATCACCTTCGCCGGCGAGCGCATCGACGGTGTGAGCGAGAACCGGATGCGCGAGCTCCGCCGCTCCATCCAGATGATCTTCCAGGACCCGGTGGGGTCGCTGAACCCCCGGCGCGCCGTCAGAGACATCGTCGTCGAGGGCCTCGCCGTCGCCGGGGTACCGAAGTCCGAGCGCGCGACCGCCTCGGCGGAGGTTCTGTCGCAGGTGGGGCTCGGCGGCGAGCGGTTCGCCGACATGCTGCCGCGCCAGCTCTCCGGCGGGCAGGCCCAGCGGGTCGCGATCGGGCGCGCGCTCGCGCTGCGGCCCCGCCTGCTGATCTGCGACGAGCCCGTCTCCGCGCTGGACGTCTCCGTGCAGGCGCAGATCCTCAACCTGATCGAGGAGCTCAAGGCCGAGTTCGACCTGACCGTCGTGTTCATCGCCCACGACCTCGGGGTGGTGCGGGCGGTCAGCGACGACGTCCTGGTCATGTATCTCGGCAAGGTGTGCGAGTTCGGCGACGCCGACCTGGTCTACGACCAGCCCGCGCACCCCTACACCCGGGCGCTGCTCGACTCGGTGCCGCTGACCGACGCCGGTCGCGGCTTCACCGGCCCCGCGCTCGAGGGGGACCTGCCCTCACCGCTGGCGCCGCCGTCCGGCTGCCGCTTCCGGACCCGCTGCCCGCGGGCCGAGGAGCGCTGCGAGGCCGAGGAGCCACCGGTCCTCGAGATCCGTCCCGGACAGTTCGCCGCCTGCCACTTCCCGCTGACGCCGGTGACGGTGGCCGTGTCGGCCGCACCGGCGGACACCGCCGTCGAGCCGGAGCCCACCCCGACCGCCGATGCGACGCCCACGCCCACGCCCGATGCCACGCTCACGGCCCAACCCACGTCCACGAACGAAGCCGAGCCGGCCACCGGGCAGAAGACGACCAAGGTGCTCAGCGGCCCGGACGCCACCGGGTGATCCACCGGAAACCGCCTCGACCGGCCGCGCCGGAACCCGCGATACCGGCTGAACCGGCGGCAGCGCGGCCTCAGAGGGCGGTGCGGGCGACGGTGGCGACGCAGTAGGGCTTGCCGGCCGGCCCGCGGGCGGTCACCTTGTACACGGCGACCGTGCGCCCGCGGTGCTCCGGCACGACGTCGTAGCTGACCGGGGCATCCACCTCGGCCCGGCGCAGGTAGTGCACGGTAACCGAGGTCGTCCGCAGGAGGCCTTCGGGGTCGTCGGCCGCCACCGCGGCCTGCTCCACACCGCAGAACAGGATGCCCCCGTGCACGGCACCGCTGCCGTTGCCGAACTCCGGGCGGGCCGGCACCACGATCCGCGTGCCGCCCGTGGTGTCGCCCGACCCGGCCACGGCTGCGGCAGCCGCGGACGTCCGGGCAGCTGCGGAGGAGGCGGAGGAACCGTTCGACGCGGCGGGCCCGAGGACGTCGAGAGCTGACAGATCGCTCGCCCCGGCCACGGCCGTCGCGCCGGTCCGCTCGGGCTGCGCCCAGCCGGCGGCGACGAAACGCAGCTGCGCACGCCCGGTGGCGACCAGCCGGCCCGCGCCGTCGACGATCTCGCAGTGCGACAGCCCACGCGCCGCGTCGACGTCGACGACCGTGCCGTATGCCCGCAGCAGCGGCCCGGACCAGGGCGGCGGCGTGACGATCTCGACCGAGAGCTCGAACGTCACGAGGTGACTCCCGGTGGGGCGCGCCATGAAGACGGGCCGGCCGAGAACATCGTCGACCAGCACGCCCAGGGAACCGACCGCCGTGGTGGCGCCGACGCCGGTCAGCCAGGGGCCGACCCCCATGGTCAGCTCGGCGCCGTCGGGCCGCTGCCGGTAGCCGCCGACCCGGAAGATCGCCTGTGGCCCGCCGATCTCCTCATCAGCCGCGGCGTCCGTGGCCGCCGCGGCCGGGGCCGGGGCCGGGGTTGGCACAGACGGAACGGACGGGCCTGTCGCCAGGCCGAAACCACTGGTCACGAACGGATGCCCTCCATGCTCGTCCACTGCGGCGTCTCCGCCACGAGGTCCGGACGCATGGTTCGTGCCGCGGCAGCAGGATCAGCCTTCGCATCCTGCGGTCCGCTCCGCCGCCCGGACAAGCCGGGGACGCCTGCGTGTCAGCAAAGACACATTCCGGGCACCGAGCCGGGCCGGGCAGCGGGCGAGGCGTCGGGCCAGGTGTCAGCTCGGCAGGAACGGGTTGTCCCAGGTGTCGAGAGCCGTCACGGTGCCCACCGGGCGGCGCCGCACCGGACCGTGCCTGCCCTCCGGCCAGCCGGCCGCGACCAGCGACGCGATCCGCCAGTCGTCCGGCATCCCGATGACCGACCGAAGCTTGTCCTCCCCGAAGGTGAACCACGTGCTCGGCACCGTGCCGAGCCCTTCGGCCCGGGCGGCGAGCAGGAAGTTCTGCATGGCGGGGAAGATCGAGCCGGCCTCGATGAACTCGGAGACGAACCCGGACAGGCGGTAGCAGAACAGCACGTAGACCGGCACCTTCTCGAAGTTGTCGACCAGGTGCAGCATGGTGCGGGTGAGCCGGGCCTGGCGTGACATGTCGTCGGGGGCCGGCGGCTCGGCCGACTGGCCGTAGATGGTGCGGACCCAGTCCCAGCCCTCGCGGAAAGCCGGGCCCAGCACGGCCCGCGCCTCGGGCGACCGCAGGACCACGAACCGCCAGGCCTGCGCGTTCGAACCGGACGGAGCCCAGGTCGCCGCCTCCAGGCAGCGGGCGA
The Parafrankia irregularis genome window above contains:
- a CDS encoding ABC transporter permease, encoding MTSPDVVANTTTGSRTAPAGTTADGTTPDGTSPNNTPPNNTPPDNTPPPATAAPGALPDVPAVHERRSILVALSFGWLIAMILLAAIADLLPLTSYSVPIGRPRQPPSFESFDMLLGTDQQGRSILSRCIYGARVSLLVGTAAGLIGAAIGTFFGMLAGYLGGRTKAVIGLITDAMLAFPPLILLLALSSILTPSVRTLLVGLTLLIIPTFVRLALANTIAWSSREFVTAARNMGAGHGRILVKEILPNLLPPLGAFLPVVMAALIVAEGSLSFLGVGIPPPQPSWGGMIADGKDAIENAPHMVFVPAAAIFLTVFALNQAGDHLRHRFDRTLRD
- a CDS encoding ABC transporter substrate-binding protein, yielding MLRRTRTAVAAIVGGAVLALGACGGGSDTADTTSTSGVTGQPVAGGEARILALSEPSSLDPVVSGNNAVIAGVIGNALYGSLMIDDADGKVVYRMAESFETTDKGASFTLKLRAGLVFSDGTPLDAAAVKFNWDRFRDPANRSTYLADGSLIASTEVVDDVTLKATMVSPVPSFAGAIINSSLNWIASPDALKKGQAEFDKNPVGAGPFKLASWTRQAELRLVKNPKYYDAPKPYLDSLVVRAVTDAGQRINTVTSGGADIAIDSNPVNIDKGNSADLNVNVAALNGGFFMALNTRRAPFNDIRARQAFNAAIDLDAANLAVYNGTGEVPETLFTKDSPLYADVPLHKTDKARAQQLFDELAAEGKPVTFTFTSFASTENRTLAENIQAQLSSYKNVKVEVKVVDYAEVPKLRSTYDFDILVSSAFFTNPDPRLTTAFASGSAANLSGIEDKALTDALAAGRVATTDAERKTAYTTVQKRLAELSPLVFYTRPNFAAIAGTDVGGLHQYGSGSLLPEEVWIKK
- a CDS encoding ABC transporter ATP-binding protein, with translation MSIESVKSAPQATSAEPTGSAEPTNSTEPTGSAGPVLQVRNLRAYIGTPRGVVRAVDDVSLDLDHGQALGVVGESGSGKSVMARAIMGLMPGRSACSGEVLFQGRDLLSLPRRQRAEIWGKQIAMVFQDPGRSLNPVVRVERQLTEGMRRHLGVSRTEAHTRALDLLREVGVPDPERRLRNYPHELSGGMRQRVMIATALACEPTLLIADEPTTALDVTVQRQILDLLRRVQRSHGMSMILISHDLAIVAGRTDRTAVMYAGRLAEAGSTGEVFGAPRHRYTHALLEATPTLTHERHSPMRLITGSLPDPTDPPAGCRFAPRCAHADAACSEPGPTMASVGADHQVACLRPAQTGTENLTGGELVGR
- a CDS encoding ABC transporter ATP-binding protein; this encodes MSSLAGSGTAHLRGEEALLSVRELVVEYPTGGGVVQAVSKVSFDVLPGRTLGIVGESGCGKSTTGRAVLRLDRLTAGEITFAGERIDGVSENRMRELRRSIQMIFQDPVGSLNPRRAVRDIVVEGLAVAGVPKSERATASAEVLSQVGLGGERFADMLPRQLSGGQAQRVAIGRALALRPRLLICDEPVSALDVSVQAQILNLIEELKAEFDLTVVFIAHDLGVVRAVSDDVLVMYLGKVCEFGDADLVYDQPAHPYTRALLDSVPLTDAGRGFTGPALEGDLPSPLAPPSGCRFRTRCPRAEERCEAEEPPVLEIRPGQFAACHFPLTPVTVAVSAAPADTAVEPEPTPTADATPTPTPDATLTAQPTSTNEAEPATGQKTTKVLSGPDATG
- a CDS encoding PaaI family thioesterase, whose translation is MDEHGGHPFVTSGFGLATGPSVPSVPTPAPAPAAAATDAAADEEIGGPQAIFRVGGYRQRPDGAELTMGVGPWLTGVGATTAVGSLGVLVDDVLGRPVFMARPTGSHLVTFELSVEIVTPPPWSGPLLRAYGTVVDVDAARGLSHCEIVDGAGRLVATGRAQLRFVAAGWAQPERTGATAVAGASDLSALDVLGPAASNGSSASSAAARTSAAAAAVAGSGDTTGGTRIVVPARPEFGNGSGAVHGGILFCGVEQAAVAADDPEGLLRTTSVTVHYLRRAEVDAPVSYDVVPEHRGRTVAVYKVTARGPAGKPYCVATVARTAL
- a CDS encoding nitroreductase family protein, with translation MSDSEPGTAPTIDLREAMRTARSLRRFRPDPVPDEVLARCLEAATWAPSGSNAQAWRFVVLRSPEARAVLGPAFREGWDWVRTIYGQSAEPPAPDDMSRQARLTRTMLHLVDNFEKVPVYVLFCYRLSGFVSEFIEAGSIFPAMQNFLLAARAEGLGTVPSTWFTFGEDKLRSVIGMPDDWRIASLVAAGWPEGRHGPVRRRPVGTVTALDTWDNPFLPS